A stretch of Corallococcus macrosporus DNA encodes these proteins:
- a CDS encoding alpha-2-macroglobulin family protein, with amino-acid sequence MKQRSWMSGAVGLGVGFVLGGMTLALVAGDMIRRLSGSSAAALAGDSDGMASNSLARKKMANFGSANAYDDEGASRGGGGRAEPPPMPAAAPVAEMAAPPEPEMEEAPGDAVGGKDGAAAAPTRAWFPETFLFEPLVVTDANGQATVPVRVPDRLTQWRVLALAHSRSGAQAGAVTSFAGTLPTYVDPVLPPFLRAGDTVRLPVQVVNTTDKAVEAALKVDVKGAQVEAGTRTVRVPARGSVVGLVTVKAGGAGPVTVRASLGDTDAVVRDFDVWATGQPVVQTRGGSLAAPRTLSLTGPVDAQAGSERLRLQVYPGALGVVRAELAAVERRPVDVAGDAYALLLAGQAPELLKALGETADPATFKALALVSTQRVLRAARAPTVDVATRLAEGALAHPDNPVLARLGERLVAQVAQAQRPDGTCQGGEGWTLQRLLVATADCTRVVRAAQGTSEGKQRAAAFTVRASGVVERYLPQVKDGYTAAVLLAEGGAEGSVAETLRARVREALKSGADGTAWLPVEPDTVRADGQRPSEAEATAMAVLALQGDAKAPLPDLGAWLLAHYTPGLGWGDGQANRVGLRAALALFKAPLPAQVRVTVARDGQVVTEGTYDTKALREVLSLEAAAPGSAGTHAWTVRAEPAVPGLGFSLALSAAVPWKGEAKGGLQLAVTGPKEARVGQLTSVRVQVGAPSSLPLRFQQDLPAGVQVDPASLDALVSSGQVTEWDVQDGALSLSLAPREQGAPVQVEFRVLPTLGGTLQAGAARLGVPGRPDITASLPPSTWAVR; translated from the coding sequence ATGAAGCAGCGCTCGTGGATGTCCGGGGCCGTGGGCCTCGGGGTGGGATTCGTGCTGGGCGGGATGACGCTCGCGCTGGTGGCGGGGGACATGATCCGCCGCCTTTCGGGGAGCTCCGCCGCCGCGCTCGCGGGGGACTCGGACGGCATGGCGTCGAACTCCCTGGCGCGCAAGAAGATGGCGAACTTCGGCTCCGCGAACGCGTACGACGACGAGGGCGCGTCGCGCGGAGGCGGTGGCCGGGCCGAGCCTCCACCGATGCCCGCCGCGGCGCCCGTGGCCGAGATGGCGGCGCCTCCGGAGCCGGAGATGGAGGAGGCGCCGGGGGACGCCGTCGGTGGCAAGGACGGCGCGGCGGCCGCGCCCACCCGCGCGTGGTTCCCGGAGACGTTCCTCTTCGAGCCCCTGGTGGTGACGGACGCGAACGGCCAGGCGACGGTGCCGGTGCGCGTGCCGGACCGGCTGACGCAGTGGCGGGTGCTGGCGCTGGCGCACTCGCGCTCCGGCGCGCAGGCGGGAGCGGTGACGTCCTTCGCGGGCACGCTGCCCACGTACGTGGATCCGGTGCTGCCGCCCTTCCTGCGCGCGGGCGACACCGTGCGCCTGCCGGTGCAGGTGGTGAACACCACCGACAAGGCCGTGGAAGCGGCGCTGAAGGTGGACGTGAAGGGCGCGCAGGTGGAGGCCGGCACGCGCACGGTGCGCGTGCCCGCGCGCGGCAGCGTGGTGGGGCTGGTGACGGTCAAGGCCGGAGGCGCGGGGCCGGTGACGGTGCGCGCCTCGCTGGGGGACACGGACGCGGTGGTGCGCGACTTCGACGTGTGGGCCACCGGGCAGCCCGTGGTCCAGACGCGCGGCGGTTCGCTGGCGGCACCGCGCACGCTGTCCCTGACGGGCCCAGTGGATGCGCAGGCAGGCAGCGAGCGGCTGCGCCTGCAGGTCTACCCGGGCGCGCTGGGCGTGGTGCGCGCGGAGCTGGCGGCGGTGGAGCGCCGGCCGGTGGACGTGGCCGGGGACGCGTACGCGCTGCTGCTCGCGGGCCAGGCGCCGGAGCTGCTGAAGGCGCTGGGCGAGACGGCCGACCCCGCGACGTTCAAGGCGCTGGCGCTGGTGTCCACGCAGCGGGTGCTGCGCGCGGCGCGGGCGCCGACGGTGGACGTGGCGACGCGGCTTGCGGAGGGCGCGCTGGCCCACCCGGACAACCCGGTGCTCGCGCGGCTGGGCGAGCGGCTGGTGGCGCAGGTGGCCCAGGCGCAGCGGCCGGACGGCACCTGCCAGGGCGGTGAGGGCTGGACGCTCCAGCGCCTGCTGGTGGCGACGGCGGACTGCACCCGCGTGGTGCGAGCGGCGCAGGGCACTTCCGAAGGCAAGCAGCGCGCGGCGGCCTTCACCGTGCGCGCGTCGGGCGTCGTCGAGCGCTACCTGCCGCAGGTGAAGGACGGCTACACGGCGGCGGTGCTGCTGGCGGAGGGCGGCGCGGAGGGCAGCGTGGCGGAAACCCTGCGCGCTCGCGTGCGTGAAGCGCTGAAGTCCGGCGCGGACGGCACCGCGTGGCTGCCGGTGGAGCCGGACACGGTGCGCGCGGACGGCCAGAGGCCCTCGGAGGCGGAGGCCACGGCGATGGCGGTGCTCGCCCTTCAGGGTGATGCGAAGGCGCCGCTTCCGGACCTGGGCGCCTGGCTGCTCGCGCACTACACGCCGGGCCTGGGCTGGGGGGATGGGCAGGCGAACCGCGTGGGCCTTCGCGCGGCGCTGGCCCTCTTCAAGGCCCCGCTGCCCGCGCAGGTGCGCGTGACGGTGGCGCGCGACGGACAGGTCGTCACCGAGGGCACCTACGACACCAAGGCGCTGCGCGAGGTGCTGTCGCTGGAGGCCGCCGCGCCGGGCTCGGCGGGGACGCACGCGTGGACCGTGCGCGCGGAGCCCGCGGTGCCGGGGCTGGGCTTCTCGCTGGCGCTGTCCGCGGCGGTGCCGTGGAAGGGCGAGGCGAAGGGCGGCCTGCAACTGGCGGTGACGGGGCCCAAGGAGGCGCGCGTGGGGCAGCTGACGAGCGTGCGCGTCCAGGTGGGCGCGCCGTCCTCGCTGCCGCTGCGCTTCCAGCAGGACCTGCCCGCGGGCGTGCAGGTGGATCCCGCCAGCCTGGACGCGCTGGTGTCCTCCGGCCAGGTGACGGAGTGGGACGTGCAGGACGGCGCGCTGAGCCTGAGCCTCGCCCCCCGCGAGCAGGGCGCGCCGGTGCAGGTGGAGTTCCGCGTGCTCCCCACGCTCGGCGGGACGTTGCAGGCGGGCGCGGCGCGGCTGGGCGTGCCCGGCCGTCCGGACATCACCGCGTCACTGCCGCCGTCCACCTGGGCGGTGCGCTGA
- a CDS encoding MG2 domain-containing protein, translating to MTGGIQRRRWVAGGLGLLLLGGGLAFVASGRCLSAWMFQGVDVSMCPDGEFRQTVGVSAQGLARNASSQVHVWAQAHGVDAKGNVFQSVVGRGTAALFLVDADGKETPLPLDAKGRWERDGYGPMTAPVTLPQVPDGDYRLRARVTTPLGTDVVDAALPLYAPARVRVLTDRPLYEPGHRVRFRAVALRAKDLSPLDGRPGTWKVTDPDGEVVLEERAPAGNWGVVAGEFPLDRGAPTGTWTVAWTSGGASGSESFTVEPFTLPRLRLEARSPRPFWRANDTPEVTGQVSYASGAPVADTDVTLAWSHAGAWPPPTEWLRGELPTKARTDASGRFRVTLPRVPQDLRGQATLSASVEAKDPTGEPVRGAVSLLLSEDALAVSSVTELEDGLVAGFSNRVYLRATTASGQVLPGAEVTVTRAWDPRDKGVSAVADEDGVAAFQLDPGPAVNVVVPPLPVRVQPRPPSVSLVSSRDLLGAQGGQASLEDQVALERLLPALHPCARFVAPNSSASMAEFAVRVGASGQVQDVAGAEDGLDACMASAVRAKGLPAGRERMLQLRFQVMDAGLPSLRWSTQAASGEERGVDEGLTVAALDARACLPPALDRVATVPAVLTWRRWADRPELALSWVREAAGDDALPATALACVQERIARIRVPAATQAELLAGRRPAEAMGVVRFTAQPTYGGNGVPRPPQPTVFLGYELKVRAKWDGQDMGETKFVLRPASLPPLRLRATPVLAKAGESVKVDLLRGPGFQGELPKTLVLVAGQARLKETVDPATRSARFTLPPDFEGWAEVEGVDASARVYVAPRAALSVEVSPDKPAYAPGELAHLQIHTRVDGKEGEAAVGLFGVDETLAQLAPLPGADALDGLRPAPSVATPAFGVLDGQALAMGRIRGANAAAAALLRVTEVPAREALETPLMASATSPFSPDAELTEPFYAVLTELHARTRKWEETAPAGETLDPAGLARLWAESLAACEQRGQKVTDAFGRKLRLSRLPEDLLALTDPRAVVVNGTRLPEDVVNWGAWVAQEAP from the coding sequence ATGACAGGTGGCATCCAGCGCCGGCGATGGGTGGCCGGGGGGCTCGGGCTGTTGCTTCTGGGGGGAGGCCTGGCCTTCGTGGCTTCCGGGCGGTGTCTGTCCGCCTGGATGTTCCAGGGCGTGGACGTGTCCATGTGTCCGGACGGCGAGTTCCGCCAGACGGTGGGCGTGTCCGCCCAGGGCCTGGCGCGAAATGCCTCCAGCCAGGTGCATGTCTGGGCCCAGGCGCACGGCGTCGACGCGAAGGGCAATGTGTTCCAGTCCGTCGTGGGACGGGGCACCGCGGCGCTGTTCCTGGTGGATGCGGACGGCAAGGAGACGCCGCTGCCGCTGGACGCCAAGGGCCGCTGGGAGCGTGACGGCTACGGCCCCATGACCGCGCCGGTGACGCTGCCCCAGGTGCCGGACGGCGACTACCGGCTGCGCGCGCGCGTCACCACCCCGCTGGGCACCGACGTGGTGGACGCGGCGCTGCCCCTCTATGCGCCCGCGCGGGTGCGCGTGCTGACGGACCGGCCCCTCTACGAGCCCGGGCACCGGGTGCGCTTCCGCGCGGTGGCCCTGCGCGCGAAGGACCTGTCGCCGCTCGACGGACGGCCGGGGACGTGGAAGGTGACCGACCCCGACGGCGAGGTGGTGCTGGAGGAGCGCGCGCCCGCGGGCAACTGGGGCGTGGTGGCCGGGGAGTTCCCGCTGGACCGGGGCGCGCCCACGGGCACGTGGACGGTGGCGTGGACGAGCGGCGGCGCGTCCGGCTCCGAGTCCTTCACCGTGGAGCCCTTCACGCTGCCGCGCCTGCGGCTGGAGGCGAGGAGCCCCCGGCCCTTCTGGCGCGCCAACGACACGCCGGAGGTGACGGGGCAGGTGTCGTACGCGTCCGGCGCGCCGGTGGCGGACACGGACGTGACGCTGGCGTGGAGCCACGCGGGCGCATGGCCACCGCCGACGGAGTGGCTGCGCGGTGAGCTGCCGACGAAGGCGCGCACGGATGCATCCGGCCGCTTCCGCGTGACGCTGCCGCGCGTGCCCCAGGACCTGCGCGGCCAGGCCACGTTGAGCGCGAGCGTGGAGGCGAAGGACCCCACGGGCGAGCCGGTGCGCGGCGCCGTGTCGCTCCTCCTGTCCGAGGACGCGCTGGCCGTGTCCTCCGTGACGGAGCTGGAGGACGGGCTGGTGGCGGGCTTCAGCAACCGCGTCTACCTGCGCGCCACCACCGCTTCCGGCCAGGTGCTGCCGGGCGCGGAGGTGACGGTGACGCGCGCGTGGGACCCTCGCGACAAGGGCGTGAGCGCGGTGGCGGACGAGGATGGCGTGGCCGCCTTCCAACTGGACCCCGGCCCCGCGGTGAACGTGGTGGTGCCGCCCCTGCCGGTGCGCGTGCAGCCGCGTCCGCCGTCCGTGTCGCTGGTGTCGTCCCGCGACCTGCTGGGCGCGCAGGGGGGGCAGGCGTCGCTCGAGGACCAGGTCGCGCTGGAGCGGCTGCTGCCCGCCCTGCATCCGTGCGCGCGCTTCGTCGCGCCGAACTCCAGCGCCTCCATGGCGGAGTTCGCGGTGCGGGTGGGCGCGTCCGGGCAGGTGCAGGACGTGGCCGGCGCGGAGGACGGGCTGGACGCGTGCATGGCGTCCGCGGTGCGCGCGAAGGGACTGCCCGCGGGCCGGGAGCGGATGCTCCAGCTGCGCTTCCAGGTGATGGATGCGGGCCTGCCCTCGCTGAGGTGGAGCACCCAGGCCGCCTCGGGTGAGGAGCGCGGCGTGGACGAAGGGCTGACGGTCGCCGCGCTGGATGCGCGGGCGTGCCTGCCTCCCGCGCTGGACCGCGTCGCGACGGTGCCCGCCGTGCTGACGTGGCGGCGGTGGGCGGACCGGCCGGAGCTGGCGCTGTCCTGGGTGCGGGAGGCCGCGGGGGACGACGCGCTCCCCGCGACGGCGCTGGCGTGCGTGCAGGAGCGCATCGCGCGCATCCGCGTGCCGGCCGCGACGCAGGCGGAGCTGCTGGCGGGACGGCGGCCGGCGGAGGCCATGGGCGTGGTGCGCTTCACCGCGCAGCCCACGTATGGCGGCAACGGCGTGCCGCGTCCGCCGCAGCCCACCGTGTTCCTGGGCTACGAGCTGAAGGTCCGGGCGAAGTGGGACGGCCAGGACATGGGCGAGACGAAGTTCGTGCTGCGCCCCGCGAGCCTGCCGCCGCTGCGCCTGCGCGCGACGCCGGTGCTGGCGAAGGCGGGCGAGTCCGTGAAGGTGGACCTGCTGCGCGGCCCCGGCTTCCAGGGCGAGCTGCCCAAGACGCTGGTGCTGGTGGCGGGACAGGCGCGGCTCAAGGAAACGGTGGATCCGGCCACGCGCTCCGCGCGCTTCACGCTGCCCCCGGACTTCGAGGGCTGGGCGGAGGTGGAGGGCGTGGACGCGTCCGCGCGCGTGTACGTGGCACCGCGCGCGGCGCTGTCGGTGGAGGTGTCGCCGGACAAGCCCGCGTACGCACCCGGGGAGCTGGCGCACCTCCAGATCCACACGCGCGTGGACGGGAAGGAAGGGGAGGCGGCGGTGGGCCTCTTCGGCGTGGATGAGACGCTCGCCCAGCTGGCGCCGCTGCCGGGCGCGGATGCGCTGGACGGGCTGCGGCCCGCTCCGTCGGTGGCCACGCCGGCATTTGGCGTGCTGGATGGACAGGCCCTGGCCATGGGCCGCATCCGGGGCGCGAACGCGGCGGCGGCGGCGCTCTTGCGCGTGACGGAGGTGCCCGCGCGGGAGGCGCTGGAGACGCCGCTGATGGCGAGCGCCACGAGCCCCTTCTCGCCGGACGCGGAGCTGACGGAGCCGTTCTACGCGGTGCTGACGGAGCTGCACGCGCGCACGCGCAAGTGGGAGGAGACCGCGCCCGCGGGTGAGACGTTGGACCCGGCGGGGCTGGCGCGGCTGTGGGCGGAGTCGCTGGCCGCCTGTGAGCAGCGCGGGCAGAAGGTGACGGATGCGTTCGGCCGCAAGCTGCGGCTGTCGCGGCTGCCGGAGGACCTGCTGGCCCTGACGGATCCGCGCGCGGTGGTGGTGAATGGAACGCGGTTGCCGGAGGACGTCGTGAACTGGGGCGCGTGGGTCGCCCAGGAGGCGCCATGA
- the traC gene encoding outer membrane exchange accessory lipoprotein TraC — protein sequence MRRVSSPARIPPAPSRWLSALALLSLVLLSGCSAFSRAVREGDGAVKERHWAEAEAAYLRALAADPEASEITVKLRAVRKEWGAEVYQEAGAAHSSGDLPSATKLLVRVLELDPDHEGARALLAQTLEARVGVALGLLKEEKLQDARAELDAVLAVSPDHVNARKGVDAVQVAWAKRFFASADTLEKAGKLGNALVAYVRADQERVGATAARERAEAVRQRLRDEVAFLVVATPVEDNAQAPDVAQRLSAGRLAAALPTKLPLKVVTEAPPGRVGVKLDLALERVLPLKAVEDSQKSQRYLAGNRSVPNPKRGDFEKKLLETERTLESVERKQAAVLREYLRAQVELGTLRDAAERCREREKRECREAIQECGEEARDAKSPGKMPSECDPERCSGQCTQDEGLMVQKAKAARVLELAVQAALDKAELQRAEVQRNRDAVFREPITVEEPMYSDFVYDVQLHRLTVTATVTAVMRDLLAPQQVAAPNTQDYAVLHEDLAHKGYDRYGVLADPVQLRNELELRVDAGDKAVADVAKHVKERFDLYRGKRVEDARRGMVRPGAEDVVETAVRALLLTADAPPQDILQPVARARGLTKPEALLGLGK from the coding sequence ATGCGGCGCGTGAGCTCCCCCGCCCGAATCCCCCCCGCCCCCTCCCGCTGGCTGAGCGCCCTGGCCCTGCTGTCCCTGGTGCTGCTCAGCGGCTGTTCCGCCTTCTCCCGCGCGGTGCGCGAGGGCGACGGCGCCGTGAAGGAGCGCCACTGGGCGGAGGCCGAAGCGGCCTACCTGCGCGCCCTGGCCGCGGACCCGGAGGCCTCCGAAATCACCGTGAAGCTGCGCGCGGTGCGCAAGGAGTGGGGCGCGGAGGTGTACCAGGAGGCCGGCGCCGCCCATTCGTCCGGGGACCTGCCGTCCGCCACCAAGCTGCTGGTGCGCGTGCTGGAGCTGGACCCCGACCACGAGGGGGCTCGCGCGCTGCTCGCCCAGACGCTGGAGGCGCGCGTGGGCGTGGCCCTGGGGCTGCTCAAGGAGGAGAAGCTCCAGGACGCCCGCGCGGAGCTGGACGCGGTGCTGGCCGTGTCGCCGGACCACGTGAACGCCCGCAAGGGCGTGGACGCGGTGCAGGTGGCATGGGCGAAGCGCTTCTTCGCCAGCGCGGACACGCTGGAGAAGGCCGGCAAGCTGGGCAACGCGCTGGTGGCGTACGTGCGCGCGGACCAGGAGCGCGTGGGCGCCACCGCCGCCCGGGAGCGCGCGGAGGCCGTGCGGCAGCGGCTGCGCGACGAGGTGGCCTTCCTGGTGGTGGCCACGCCCGTGGAGGACAACGCCCAGGCCCCCGACGTGGCCCAGCGGCTGAGCGCGGGACGGCTGGCCGCGGCGCTCCCCACGAAGCTGCCCCTGAAGGTCGTGACGGAGGCCCCCCCGGGCCGCGTGGGCGTGAAGCTGGACCTGGCGCTGGAGCGCGTGCTGCCGCTCAAGGCGGTGGAGGACTCGCAGAAGAGCCAGCGCTACCTCGCGGGCAACCGCTCCGTGCCCAACCCCAAGCGCGGCGACTTCGAGAAGAAGCTCCTGGAGACGGAGCGCACCCTGGAATCGGTGGAGCGCAAGCAGGCCGCCGTGCTGCGCGAGTACCTGCGCGCCCAGGTGGAGCTGGGCACGCTGCGCGACGCCGCCGAGCGCTGCCGCGAGCGGGAGAAGCGCGAGTGCCGCGAGGCCATCCAGGAGTGTGGTGAAGAGGCCCGCGACGCGAAGAGCCCCGGCAAGATGCCCAGCGAGTGCGACCCGGAGCGGTGCTCGGGGCAGTGCACGCAGGATGAAGGCCTGATGGTGCAGAAGGCCAAGGCGGCGCGCGTGCTGGAGCTGGCGGTGCAGGCGGCGCTGGACAAGGCGGAGCTGCAGCGCGCCGAGGTGCAGCGCAACCGCGACGCCGTCTTCCGCGAGCCCATCACCGTGGAGGAGCCCATGTACTCGGACTTTGTCTACGACGTGCAGCTGCACCGGCTCACCGTGACGGCCACCGTGACGGCGGTGATGCGCGACCTCCTGGCGCCGCAGCAGGTGGCCGCGCCCAACACGCAGGACTACGCGGTGCTGCACGAGGACCTGGCGCACAAGGGCTATGACCGCTACGGCGTGCTCGCGGACCCCGTGCAGCTGCGCAACGAGCTGGAGCTGCGCGTGGACGCGGGCGACAAGGCCGTGGCGGACGTGGCGAAGCACGTGAAGGAGCGCTTCGACCTGTACCGCGGCAAGCGCGTGGAGGACGCCCGGCGCGGCATGGTGCGCCCCGGCGCCGAGGACGTGGTGGAGACCGCCGTGCGCGCGCTGCTGCTCACCGCGGACGCGCCCCCGCAGGACATCCTCCAGCCCGTCGCCCGCGCGCGCGGCCTCACGAAGCCCGAGGCCCTGCTGGGACTCGGGAAGTAG
- a CDS encoding AEC family transporter → MGQVIGLLGVCLVLGVLARRSGRFPEGTAPAFNAFLLNVSLPALVLRSMHRLEFQPGLLVAAVAPWLLFVGAVLYLRLLGPRLGLSRPSVTALILTAGLGNTAFVGLPMATALLGPSSVPVAVVADQLGSFLVMATLGTLTAARASAQSAVSVRTLVRKVLVFPPFQALVVALVLRPFGFPDWLESVLQRLGDLLTPLALFIVGFQLRLQGLRPRVPALALGLSYKLVLAPLAVLGLLTFMPGLALVVRQATVLQIAMAPMVTAAILAAEHDLDPELAVLMVGVGIPLSFFSAPLLLSLVH, encoded by the coding sequence ATGGGGCAGGTCATCGGACTCCTGGGGGTGTGCCTGGTGCTGGGCGTGCTGGCGCGCAGGAGCGGCCGGTTCCCCGAAGGGACGGCGCCCGCGTTCAACGCCTTCCTCCTCAACGTGTCCCTGCCCGCGCTGGTGCTGCGCTCCATGCACCGGCTGGAGTTCCAGCCCGGCCTGCTGGTGGCCGCCGTGGCGCCGTGGCTGCTGTTCGTGGGGGCGGTGCTGTACCTGCGCCTGCTCGGGCCGCGGCTGGGCCTGTCGCGCCCGTCCGTGACGGCGCTCATCCTCACCGCGGGGCTGGGCAACACGGCCTTCGTGGGCCTGCCCATGGCCACCGCGCTCCTGGGCCCCTCCAGCGTGCCGGTGGCGGTGGTGGCGGATCAGCTGGGGTCGTTCCTGGTGATGGCCACGCTCGGCACGCTGACGGCGGCGAGGGCCAGCGCCCAATCCGCGGTGTCCGTGCGGACGCTCGTGCGCAAGGTGCTGGTGTTCCCGCCGTTCCAGGCGCTGGTGGTGGCGCTGGTGCTGCGCCCCTTTGGCTTCCCGGACTGGCTGGAGTCGGTGCTGCAGCGGCTGGGGGACCTGCTCACGCCGCTGGCGCTGTTCATCGTGGGGTTCCAGCTGCGGCTGCAGGGCCTGCGTCCGCGCGTCCCTGCGCTCGCGCTGGGGCTGTCCTACAAGCTGGTGCTCGCGCCGCTGGCGGTGCTGGGCCTGCTGACGTTCATGCCGGGGCTGGCGCTGGTGGTGAGGCAGGCCACGGTGCTGCAAATCGCGATGGCGCCCATGGTGACGGCGGCCATCCTCGCCGCCGAGCACGACCTGGATCCAGAGCTGGCGGTGCTGATGGTGGGCGTGGGCATTCCGCTGTCGTTCTTCAGCGCGCCGCTGCTGCTGTCCCTGGTGCACTGA
- a CDS encoding MDR family MFS transporter, with protein sequence MNPVATVLRALGGGGLPRTYWVLWVGTFVNRLGSFVAPFLALYLTRERGFSIEQTGFIVSLNGLGAVLAAPLGGMLADRVGRRLTLAGGLWLGAGAMLFIGFSETPGRIAAAAFLLGILGDLYRPAVSAAVADVVPPRDRARAYGLLYWVINLGFAIALPLAGLLAGLGYRLLFIADAVTTFLYGCCVWAFVPETRPPEARAAHASHSPLGAVLSPFRDSVYLAFCLPVFALALLFHQSFMSLPVTLTQQGLTPAEYGLVMSVNGVLIVALQPFVVRGVGRVRRSTALAVAGVLTGVGFGLHALPASVPLAMAAVTVWTLGEIVHSPVAPSVVADLAPAELRGSYQGAYHMMWGLASSIAPALGGAMLGHAGATALWAGCFCVGLAAALWHLTIAGARRRRVETLRLERPEMSASLD encoded by the coding sequence ATGAATCCCGTTGCCACGGTGTTGAGAGCGCTGGGCGGGGGTGGCCTGCCACGGACGTACTGGGTCCTGTGGGTGGGCACCTTCGTGAACCGGCTGGGGTCGTTCGTCGCGCCCTTCCTGGCGCTCTACCTCACGCGTGAGCGCGGCTTCAGCATCGAGCAGACGGGCTTCATCGTGTCCCTCAACGGCCTGGGCGCGGTGCTGGCGGCGCCGCTGGGCGGGATGCTCGCGGACCGGGTGGGGCGCAGGCTGACGCTCGCGGGAGGCCTGTGGCTGGGGGCCGGGGCCATGCTGTTCATCGGCTTCTCGGAGACGCCGGGGCGCATCGCGGCGGCGGCCTTCCTCCTGGGCATCCTGGGGGACCTGTACCGGCCGGCGGTGTCCGCGGCGGTGGCGGACGTGGTGCCACCCCGGGACCGGGCGCGCGCGTACGGGCTGCTCTACTGGGTCATCAACCTGGGCTTCGCCATCGCGCTGCCCCTCGCGGGCCTCCTGGCGGGGCTGGGCTACCGGCTGCTCTTCATCGCGGACGCGGTGACCACGTTCCTCTACGGCTGCTGCGTCTGGGCGTTCGTGCCGGAGACGCGGCCCCCGGAAGCGCGAGCGGCCCACGCGTCCCACTCCCCGCTGGGCGCGGTGCTGTCCCCCTTCCGCGACAGCGTGTACCTGGCCTTCTGCCTGCCGGTGTTCGCGCTGGCCCTGCTCTTCCACCAGAGCTTCATGAGCCTGCCGGTGACGCTGACCCAGCAGGGACTGACGCCCGCCGAGTACGGCCTGGTGATGTCCGTCAACGGCGTGCTCATCGTCGCGCTCCAGCCGTTCGTCGTGCGCGGGGTGGGCCGGGTGCGGCGCTCCACCGCGCTGGCGGTGGCGGGCGTGCTCACCGGCGTGGGCTTCGGGCTGCACGCGCTGCCGGCGAGCGTGCCGCTGGCGATGGCCGCCGTGACGGTGTGGACGCTGGGAGAAATCGTCCACTCGCCCGTGGCGCCGTCGGTGGTGGCGGACCTGGCGCCCGCGGAGCTGCGCGGCAGTTACCAGGGCGCGTACCACATGATGTGGGGGCTCGCGTCCAGCATCGCCCCGGCGCTGGGCGGCGCGATGCTGGGCCACGCGGGCGCCACCGCGCTGTGGGCGGGCTGCTTCTGCGTGGGCCTGGCCGCGGCCCTGTGGCACCTCACCATCGCCGGAGCGCGCCGGCGCCGCGTGGAGACGCTGCGCCTGGAGCGCCCGGAGATGAGCGCCAGCCTGGACTGA
- a CDS encoding FRG domain-containing protein, which yields MQERRVTSWLELQDLLFAGSWNEPLGRFRTSFVFRGVPDAKLDLTATLNRQGAFVRHERDLLRAFRKYARGVPGTERLTSIWDWLALAQHHGMPTRLLDWTFSPYVALHFMTERMDLLEQDGAVWCVDYHQTNQQLPRPLREQLRLEGADVFTAEMLASVAGDLATFDGLGAEPFVLFFEPPSLDARIVNQFALFSVMNGPDLSLNDFLGHQHQGVRRLVVPAKLKWEVRDKLDQANITERVLFPGLDGLSRWLRRYYAPRPR from the coding sequence ATGCAGGAGCGGCGTGTCACATCCTGGCTGGAGCTGCAGGACCTGCTCTTCGCGGGCTCATGGAATGAGCCGCTGGGCCGGTTCCGCACGAGCTTCGTGTTCCGGGGCGTCCCGGACGCGAAGCTGGATTTGACGGCGACGCTCAACCGCCAGGGTGCCTTCGTGCGGCACGAGCGCGACCTGCTGCGGGCCTTCCGCAAGTACGCCAGGGGCGTGCCGGGCACGGAGCGGCTGACGTCCATCTGGGACTGGCTGGCGCTGGCGCAGCACCACGGGATGCCCACGCGGCTGCTGGACTGGACGTTCAGCCCGTACGTGGCGCTGCACTTCATGACGGAGCGCATGGACCTGCTGGAGCAGGACGGCGCGGTCTGGTGCGTGGACTACCACCAGACGAACCAGCAGTTGCCCAGGCCGCTGCGTGAGCAACTGCGGCTGGAGGGCGCGGACGTGTTCACGGCGGAGATGCTGGCGTCGGTGGCGGGGGACCTGGCGACGTTCGACGGGCTGGGGGCGGAGCCCTTCGTGTTGTTCTTCGAGCCGCCGTCGCTGGATGCGCGCATCGTGAACCAGTTCGCGCTGTTCTCGGTGATGAACGGGCCGGACCTGAGCCTCAACGACTTCCTGGGGCACCAGCACCAAGGGGTGCGAAGGCTGGTGGTGCCGGCGAAGCTCAAGTGGGAGGTCCGGGACAAGCTCGACCAGGCGAACATCACCGAGCGGGTCCTCTTCCCCGGCCTGGACGGCCTCAGCCGCTGGCTCCGCCGCTACTACGCCCCGCGTCCCCGGTAG